One Sus scrofa isolate TJ Tabasco breed Duroc chromosome 1, Sscrofa11.1, whole genome shotgun sequence DNA segment encodes these proteins:
- the LOC110259923 gene encoding oleosin-B6-like isoform X1 — protein sequence MPSRPLSKGHSRLICVARSLLGRKTRGGGGAGTGAGRAGRAGMFPPGRGRRTRAGNCVRGRAASGSRRLRAGRQREGPRRAEPGRGDPPPPQARRCPHARAVAASAAPAPCPASAAAAGGPQNPGRIWRGRGRAAAEVGAARDGGKSRRSGVGSKVCGAGRLFSRIAHVACGRGADARKSKKKKPCPHH from the exons ATGCCCTCCCGCCCGCTCAGCAAAGGGCATTCGAGGCTTATTTGTGTGGCACGATCTTTACTGGGGCGGAAAACACGCGGCGGGGGAGGAGCGGGAACAGGCGCGGGCCGGGCGGGGAGAGCAGGAATGTTCCCTCCCGGCCGCGGGAGGAGGACTCGGGCGGGGAATTGCGTCCGAGGCCGCGCGGCCTCCGGCTCCCGTCGGCTGCGGGCGGGGCGGCAGCGCGAGGGCCCCCGGCGCGCGGAGCCGGGGCGCGGGGACCCGCCACCCCCGCAGGCGCGGCGCTGCCCCCACGCCCGGGCCGTGGCGGCCTCGGCGGCGCCAGCTCCCTGCCCGGCgagcgcggcggcggcgggcggcccGCAAAACCCGGGCCGGATCTGGCGCGGACGGGGTCGGGCGGCCGCGGAGGTGGGAGCGGCGCGGGATGGCGGGAAGAGCCGGAGAAGCGGCGTCGGCTCCAAGGTGTGCGGCGCTGGGAGGCTTTTCTCCCGGATCGCGCACGTGGCCTGTGGCCGAGGCGCAG ATGCcagaaaatctaagaaaaagaagCCATGTCCTCACCACTAG
- the LOC110259923 gene encoding oleosin-B6-like isoform X2 — protein MPSRPLSKGHSRLICVARSLLGRKTRGGGGAGTGAGRAGRAGMFPPGRGRRTRAGNCVRGRAASGSRRLRAGRQREGPRRAEPGRGDPPPPQARRCPHARAVAASAAPAPCPASAAAAGGPQNPGRIWRGRGRAAAEVGAARDGGKSRRSGVGSKVCGAGRLFSRIAHVACGRGAGAEDS, from the exons ATGCCCTCCCGCCCGCTCAGCAAAGGGCATTCGAGGCTTATTTGTGTGGCACGATCTTTACTGGGGCGGAAAACACGCGGCGGGGGAGGAGCGGGAACAGGCGCGGGCCGGGCGGGGAGAGCAGGAATGTTCCCTCCCGGCCGCGGGAGGAGGACTCGGGCGGGGAATTGCGTCCGAGGCCGCGCGGCCTCCGGCTCCCGTCGGCTGCGGGCGGGGCGGCAGCGCGAGGGCCCCCGGCGCGCGGAGCCGGGGCGCGGGGACCCGCCACCCCCGCAGGCGCGGCGCTGCCCCCACGCCCGGGCCGTGGCGGCCTCGGCGGCGCCAGCTCCCTGCCCGGCgagcgcggcggcggcgggcggcccGCAAAACCCGGGCCGGATCTGGCGCGGACGGGGTCGGGCGGCCGCGGAGGTGGGAGCGGCGCGGGATGGCGGGAAGAGCCGGAGAAGCGGCGTCGGCTCCAAGGTGTGCGGCGCTGGGAGGCTTTTCTCCCGGATCGCGCACGTGGCCTGTGGCCGAGGCGCAG GGGCTGAAGATTCCTAG